One part of the Schistocerca gregaria isolate iqSchGreg1 unplaced genomic scaffold, iqSchGreg1.2 ptg000066l, whole genome shotgun sequence genome encodes these proteins:
- the LOC126301316 gene encoding NADH-ubiquinone oxidoreductase chain 5-like yields the protein MAGLGANFEFDLKKIIALSTLRQLGLIIRILAIGYPKLAFFHLLAHALFKALLFICAGSIIHNLKDSQDIRFIGSIVNFIPLTSVCFNVSSLSLCGIPFLAGFYSKDLILEMVCLR from the coding sequence atggctggattgggcgctaattttgagtttgatttaaagaagattattgctctttctactttaagacaacttggtttaataataagaattttggctataggttatccaaagcttgcattttttcatttattggctcatgctttatttaaggcattattatttatatgtgcaggttcaataattcataatttgaaggattctcaggatattcgttttataggatctattgttaatttcatacctttaacttcagtttgttttaatgtttctagtttatctttgtgtggaataccttttttagcgggattttattcaaaggatttaattcttgagatggtttgtttaagatga